The Streptomyces sp. NBC_01463 DNA window GGCGGCGGCCCGGTCGGCACCGTCACCGCGGAGGGCACCGGGTCCGAACCCGCCGTGCTGACCGCCCCCGCCGGCCCGGTGCGCCCGCACACCGAGGTGCGACTGGGCGGATCGGGCTGGACCCCGGACGCGTCCCCCGTGCCGTCGCTCTGCGCGGTCGGCGGCGGTGGCTGCGATCCGCTGAAGTTCACCGCCCACACCCTGCGGACCGACTCCGCCGGCACGCTCACCGGCACCGCCACCCTCGGCGAGGCCGGAGCGGTGCCCGACGGCGACTACGAGGTCAAGGTCAACGACGGCACCAAGGAGGCCACCGCCCCCCTCACCGTCGAGGCCGTCGCGGCCGGCAACCGGGAGATCACGCTGTCGTCCGACAGCGGCCCGGTCGGCAGCGTGATCACCGTCAGCGGCCGGAACTACAACCCGGACCGCTGGATCAACGTCATCGGCCTCGACGCCTCCGGCACCGGGCTCGACGACAGCGCGGTCTACGTGAAGAGCGGCGCGGACGGCACCTTCGCCGTCGAGTTCACCGTCATCTCCGACGCCGTCGCCGCCGTCCAGGCCGACGAGGGCAACGACCCGGCGACCGTACGCACCGCGCCCTTCACCGTCACCACCGGCGGCGGGGACGGTGCCACGGCCGAGCAGCAGCTGACCACGCGGGTCAGGGCCGGGACGCTGACCATGACCCAGGACGGGGACACCGTCGACTTCGGTACGACGGTCCTGGGCGCGGACAGCGGTGTGCAGCGGGCCCACCTCAACCGGGTGGAGGTGCAGGACGCCCGCGGCGTCAACAGCGGCTGGTCCCTGACCGCCACCCTCACCGGCTTCACGAGCGCCGACGGGGGCACCATCCCGGCCGGTGCGGTGCGGTGGGCGCCGGCCTGCACGGCACAGGACGGGAGCGTGGGGGCGCCGGTCGCCGGATCGCCCACCGTGCTCGGGAGCGAGGCGGCGAGCCTCTGCCGGATGAATCCGGACGGATCGCGTCCGTTCACCGGCGGGAAGTTCGACGCCGAGGCGGGTCTCGCCCTCACCGTTCCCGAATTCACCAGGCCCGGAGATTACAGCGCCACCCTGACCCTGACCCTGCTGTAAAGGGATCAGGGGAAATCCCCGCTGACGCCCGCCTGTTCCGTACGGCAATGGAACAGGCGGGCGTCGTCCATTCCGCATTCGGATCACCCGCATTTCCTTTCCTTTGGAGGAGCCGTATGTTCGCGCACCGCAGACCCACCGGCGGACCGGGCCGCCCGGCATTACGCCGGGCCGTCGCACTCGGCGCCGGAGCCGTACTCGTCTGGACCGGGGGCACCGTCGCCCTCGCCCCCCTCGCCCACGCCGGCACCGTCACCCCGACCGTCCACTGCACCCTGCCCGCCGGACAGGGCCAGGCGGACGGACCGCAGCAGTTCGGCGTGGAGCTGACGCCCGACACCGTCGACCCCGGCGGCAGGGTCCACGCCAAGGTGACGCTCGGCCCCTCCCCGGCCACCAGCGGCCTCAGCCTCAACGACGTGCCCACCACCCCGAGCCTCGACCTCGCGATGTCCGGCGGAGCCACCGGCACGGTCACCGTCACCGGACCCGAGATCCCGCTCGACATCCCGTCCGGACAGCCGATCGAGATCCCGCCGTACGAAGGGGACTTCCTGCTGCCCGCCGGCGCGAGCGGACCGATCAGCTTCACCCCGCTGCGCAACCTCACCCGCACCAAGGTGCTCGGCTCCACCTACGAGACCGCGTGCGTCGTCACCGCCGGCGGTGGTTCCATCGGCACCGTGACGGCGGAGGGCAGCGCCGGGCAGCCGGCCACGCTCATCGCCCCCACCGCCCCGGTCCGGCCCTCCACCGCCGTCACCCTGTCGGGCAGCCGCTGGACCGCCGGAGCCACCCCCGTACCGCAGCTCTGCGCCGCGGACGGCGGCGGCTGCGACGCCGCGAAGTTCGCCGGCGGCACCCTCGCCATCAACGGCTCCGGTCAGCTGACCGGCAGCGCCGTGCTCGCGGCGGCGGGCGCGGTGCCGGACGGCTCGTACCTCGTGAAGGTCGGCGACGGTACGAAGGAGGCCACCGCGCCCCTGACCGTCAAGGCCTTCGTGCCCGACGGGCCACGCGCCGTCGCGCTGTCCCGCAGCAGCGGGCCGGTCGGCAGCGTCATCACCGTCACCGGCAGCGACTACCTCCAGGACCGGTGGATCAACACCATCGGCCTCGACGCGAGCGGCGCGACCCTCGACGACACGGCCGTCTATGTGAAGAGCGGCCCCGACGGCACCTTCTCCGTGGACTTCACCGTCTCCGACCCGGCGATCGCGGCGGTCCAGGTCGACGAGGGCAACGACCCGGCGACCGTACTGACCGCGCCGTTCACCGTGACCGAGGCGACCGCGACGCTCTCCGCGGGCGCCGCCAAGGTCAAACCCGGCGGGACGATCAGCGTCTCGGGTGACGGCTGGCCCTCCGGCGCCACCCCGGCCCCCGCCCTGTGCGCGACCGACGGCACCGGCTGCGACGCCGCCCGGATCAGCGGCTCCACCCTGCGCGTCACCGCCGACGGCACCCTCGCGGGTACGGTCACCGTCGCGGCATCCACCCCCCGCGGCGTCTACGCCCTCCAGGTCACGGCGGGCGGCGCACAGGCCCTCACCCAGCTGACGGTCTCCCCGACCTTCGTCGTCCTCACCCCGGCGGCCGGACCGAGAGGCACCGCGGTCACCGTCCTCGGCCAGGGCTTCGCGAAGGTCGCGACCGTGTCGATCGTCGGGCTGCGGGCGAACGGATCGCAGACCTCCGACCCGGTACGCACCAAGGTCGTCGGCCTCGACGGGGCGTTCTCGCAGACCTTCACCGTCAACGCCGCCGACACCGTCGCCCTCCGGGTCCGCGAGGTCCTCATCAACCCGCGCACCGAGACTGCCGCCTTCACCGTCCAGGACGGGACCGTCCCGTCCGGAGCCTCCTTCGCGCTCTCCCCGCCCGAAGGCCCGCCCGGCACGGTCGTCCAGGTGACCGGCCGGGGCTTCGCACCCGTCGCCACGGTCGCCGTCACCGGACGCACCGCCGACGGGAAGCAGACCTCCGACTCCTACGTCACCCGGATCGTCGGACTCGACGGCACCTTCGCCCTCAACTTCACCGTCCGGGACCCGGCCACGAAGGCGATCAGGGCCTGCGAAGTACTCGTGAACGGAAAAACTGTCCAGCAATTGTTCACAGTGAGTTAACGCCGGTTCACGTCCGGTGTACGGAGCGTCGCGGGGGAGTCGGCCGACATGGACGCGCGTAGATCCGCGCCGTTCGGCCGGCGCCCCGCTGACCGGCACTTATGCTCCGGCGGCACAACCGCTTTTCCACAAGCGCCCGGATTCTGGACGAGGTCTTCCGCTGAGCGGACTGGCTCGCTACTGTCCCAAAAATGTGAACGCCCCGTGGCAACGCCGCCGCGGAGCGCAGCCGGTGCCTTGGCCAGGCCGGCGGCCTCTCCGTGCGTCGCCGCTGGGACCGGTGACGCACAATCCGTGAGAACAGCCGCCGCCGCTCACCAAAGAGGAGAGGGCGTCGTGACCGCGGAGACCTCCCAGACGCTCGACCGAGGACTGCGTGTCCTCAAGCTGCTCGCCGACACCGACCACGGCCTGACGGTCACCGAGTTGTCCAACAAACTCGGTGTCAATCGCACGGTGGTCTACCGTCTGCTCGCCACCCTGGAACAGCACACCCTGATCCGCCGCGACCTGGGCGGCCGCGCCCGAGTGGGACTGGGCGTGCTGCGCCTGGGCCGCCAGGTCCACCCGCTCGTCCGGGAGGCGGCGCTGCCCGCGCTGCGCTCCCTGGCCGAGGACATCGGGGCGACCGCCCACCTCACGCTGGTCGACGGCTCGGACGCGCTGGCGGTCGCGGTCGTCGAACCGACCTGGACGGACTACCACGTCGCCTACCGGGCCGGCTTCCGCCACCCGCTGGACCGGGGTGCCGCGGGACGGGCGATCCTCGCCGCCCGGCAGAAGCCGGTGGGCGAGACGGCGTTCACGCTCACCCACGGCGAGCTGGAGGCGGGCGCCAGCGGCGCCGCCGCCGCGCTGATGGGGGTGACCGGGGTCGAGGGCAGCGTCGGAGTGGTGATGCTCGCCGACGCGGTGCCGGAGCGGGTGGGACCGCGGGTGGTCGACGCCGCACGCGAGGTCGCGGACGCGCTTCGCTAGGGCGTAGCCCTTGGGCGGGCGGCGGCGCGTTTGCGTTGCGCCGGTCCTTGGTGCGGGGTTCCGTCCTCAATCGCCGGACGGGCTTGTTGGTGCGGGTTCCCCGCGGGGTGCGCCGTGGCCCGGTGGGTGGGGGTCCGGTGCCCCTCCGGGGCGTCTCCTCAGACGACGAACGTTTCCAGCCCCACGCAGCGGGAGCCCGGAATCCGTTCGTCGTCCTGCGGGGACTCCCCTGCACGGCCCCGGACCCGGCCGCCTCGCGTCTGCGGCGTTCGTGTCGCCGGTGTTCAGACGCGAGTGATGCTGGGTGGGGGCGTGCAGGGGCGTCCCCGCAGAAAAATGGCGTAATACCCGGCCCCCGCTACGTCTCCGGTTGCCACGCCAGTTTTTGAGGAGACGCCCCGGAGGGCCCCCACCCCCACCCACCGGACAGAGGCGAACCCGGCCCGTCCGGCGAACGGCGGCGGAGTGCGGACCGTTAGATTGGGTGGGTGTTCACACGTCGCTCGCGCCCCCGCACCCTCGCCCTGTGCGCCCTCCCGGTCCTCGCCCTGTTCGGCGTCGCGGCCTTCGCGCCGCTGCCGTTCACGCTGGCGCAGCCGGGCACGACGGCGAACGTGCTCGGCGACGACCACGGCACCCCGGTGATCAGTATCGAGGGCACCCCCACCCGGCCCACCAAGGGCGAGCTGAGGATGACCACGATCGTGGCGACCGGGCCCACCGCCGATGTCGGGATCGGCGATGTGATCGACAGCTGGTTCCGTACGGACCGGGCGGTCATGCCCCGTGACTCCGTCTACCCCTCCGGCGGCTCCGAGAAGGAGATCGAGAAGCACAACCTCGACGACATGGCGGAGTCCCAGGACTCCGCGGTCGACGCCGCCCTGAACTACCTCGGCAGGAAGCCCGGCTCCGTCGACGTGACCCTGCACCTCGCCGACGTGGGCGGCCCCAGCGCCGGCCTGTTCTTCGCGCTCGGCATCGTCGACAAGCTCGACGGCGACGGCTCCGGCGGCGATCTCACCGGCGGCCGCAGCATCGCCGGCACGGGCACCATCGAGGCGGACGGGGACGTCGGCGCGGTCGGCGGCGTCTCGCTCAAGACCCAGGCGGCCCGGCGCGACGGCGCCACCGTCTTCCTGGTGCCGAAGGCCGAGTGCAAGGAGGCGGAGTCCGAACTGCCGAAGGGGCTCCGGCTGATCCCGGTCACGACTCTGAAGGGCGCGGTGTCCTCGCTGAGGGCGCTGGACCACGGGGGGAAGATCCCGAGCTGCTGACCCCGTCCGCCGTACGGTCACCCGGCTCCCCGGTCGGGAGGCCGTCCATCGTCCGCCAGGACGGGAAGACCAGCGGGCTCAGCGTCGCGGTCAGGTACACCGCCCCCATCACCAGCAGCGCCCCCGTGGCCCCCGCGCTCTCCACCAGCAGGCCGGCGGCCAGCCCGCCCACCGGCAGGGCCAGTTCGCACCCCGCGGTGATGGCCCCGGAGACCCGGCTGCGCAGGGCGTCGGGCACGCTCCCGTAGATCACCGTCGTCAGGATCGGGTTCAGGACCCCTCCCGCGATCCCGCTCAGCACCATCGTCACCGCGAGCGGCGGCGTCGTACCGGTCAGCGCGGCGACCAGGTACCTCGGCGCCCCGCACAGCAGCACGCACACGGTGAACACGGCCCACCGCGAGAAGCGGTGCCCCACCGCCCCGTACAGCAGCGCCCCGGTCAGGCCGCCCGCCCCGAACAGCGCGGTGAGCAGCCCGAGATCGCGCGCCCCGCCGAGTTCGGCCGAGGCGTGCACCGGGAGCAGGACGGCGATCCAGCCCTGGTCGGTGCCGTTCATGAACAGGACCATCAGGACGACGCCGAGCAGCAGCCGGTTGCCGAACAAGTAGGCGTACCCCTCGCCCAGTTCGCGCCGGTAGGTGCGCAGGGAGACCGGCGCGGCGTTCTTGACCGGCTCCGCCGCGCGGATGCCCCGCAACCCCGCCGCGATCAGCGCGGCCGAGGTCAGGAAGCTCGCCGCGTCCAGCAGCAGCACCGTCTCCGCGCCGACCAGCGCGATCAGTACCCCGGCCAGCGCGGCCCCGACCATCCGGGCCCCGCGCGAGACCGCGTCGAAGAGGCTGGCGGCGCGGGCGAGCGTGGTGCCGGCGTGCTCGGCCAGGTCGGGCACGAGGACGTAGCGCGCGGTGTTGCCCGGGGTGTGGACGAGTCCGTTGAGCGCCATCAGGACGCACAGCACCCAGAAGGAGAGTGCGTCGGCGTAGTACAGCAACGGCACGGCGGCGACGGCGAGTCCGCACACGGTGTCGGAGGCGATGGAGACCCGGCGGCGGCCGGTCCGGTCGATGACGGGCCCGCCGATCAGGGCGGAGACGACGATCGGCAGCGTCGCGCAGAAGGCGACGACTCCGGCCCGTCCGGCGCTTCCGGTGGTTTCGAGGACGAACCACGGCACGCCGATCAGGGTGAGTGAAGTACCTGCGGTGGATATGGAGTTGGCCGCCAGGACGGCGACGAGCGGTTTGCGGTCGGACCTGTTCCTCCCCCCGTCCACGGGCTACGCCGTGCGGGGCGCGCGGTACGGCACGACGGTCCGCTCCGGCAGGAGGCGCAGACCCGTCTCGACCAGGGTCCAGGCCAGCTTGGTCCGCAGCTGCCC harbors:
- a CDS encoding MFS transporter produces the protein MDGGRNRSDRKPLVAVLAANSISTAGTSLTLIGVPWFVLETTGSAGRAGVVAFCATLPIVVSALIGGPVIDRTGRRRVSIASDTVCGLAVAAVPLLYYADALSFWVLCVLMALNGLVHTPGNTARYVLVPDLAEHAGTTLARAASLFDAVSRGARMVGAALAGVLIALVGAETVLLLDAASFLTSAALIAAGLRGIRAAEPVKNAAPVSLRTYRRELGEGYAYLFGNRLLLGVVLMVLFMNGTDQGWIAVLLPVHASAELGGARDLGLLTALFGAGGLTGALLYGAVGHRFSRWAVFTVCVLLCGAPRYLVAALTGTTPPLAVTMVLSGIAGGVLNPILTTVIYGSVPDALRSRVSGAITAGCELALPVGGLAAGLLVESAGATGALLVMGAVYLTATLSPLVFPSWRTMDGLPTGEPGDRTADGVSSSGSSPRGPAPSARTPRPSES
- a CDS encoding helix-turn-helix domain-containing protein, with protein sequence MTAETSQTLDRGLRVLKLLADTDHGLTVTELSNKLGVNRTVVYRLLATLEQHTLIRRDLGGRARVGLGVLRLGRQVHPLVREAALPALRSLAEDIGATAHLTLVDGSDALAVAVVEPTWTDYHVAYRAGFRHPLDRGAAGRAILAARQKPVGETAFTLTHGELEAGASGAAAALMGVTGVEGSVGVVMLADAVPERVGPRVVDAAREVADALR
- a CDS encoding WxL domain-containing protein, coding for MTGLLAACFVLSLGCVGATAAPSASPARAAADAAGTVTPTVHCLLPAGQGEATGPQQMTVELSPAVVEPGGKVHAKVTLGPSPATSAIALDDVPTIPSLDLAMSGGATGTVTVRGAEFTMDIPAGAAIEIPAYEGDFLVPADASGEISLAPIRTLTQTKVFGSVFETPCDVVDGGGPVGTVTAEGTGSEPAVLTAPAGPVRPHTEVRLGGSGWTPDASPVPSLCAVGGGGCDPLKFTAHTLRTDSAGTLTGTATLGEAGAVPDGDYEVKVNDGTKEATAPLTVEAVAAGNREITLSSDSGPVGSVITVSGRNYNPDRWINVIGLDASGTGLDDSAVYVKSGADGTFAVEFTVISDAVAAVQADEGNDPATVRTAPFTVTTGGGDGATAEQQLTTRVRAGTLTMTQDGDTVDFGTTVLGADSGVQRAHLNRVEVQDARGVNSGWSLTATLTGFTSADGGTIPAGAVRWAPACTAQDGSVGAPVAGSPTVLGSEAASLCRMNPDGSRPFTGGKFDAEAGLALTVPEFTRPGDYSATLTLTLL